TTCTTACAAAATACCAATTTTCCTAGTCTGTACTCAAATGGGGTAGTGACGGGGTTACATGGTTCATGGAATCGGCAGACAAAAACGGGCTACAAAATTGCTTACTTTCCTTGGAACACTACGATACAGACCCCAGGAGAAGAGATAGATTTAGTCAGTGGTTGGGTAGTTCCAGCAACACAAGAAACTTGGGGACGACCTGTGGATATGGTAGTCGATCCACAAGGTAATTTGTTAATTTCTGATGATTACAGCGGTACTATTTACAAGCTCTCCTACAATGTGTCGTCTACGCTACCACAAGTTAAGGTCTATAGAGATCAGAATTTTGCTGGAGTTTCCCAGTCTTTTCCGACAACTCCAGGAGTATACAAAGCTAACGAAGGTGGCTTAAATATTGTTGGTAATGACGCTATTAGCTCATTACGTGTACCACCAAATACAGTGGTACGTGTGTGCCAACATGAAACTGGTGGTCTATGCCGTGAGTTTAGTGCTGGTGATTATAGTTATGTTGGAAATGACTTGGATAACATAATATCGTTTATCGAGGTCAATCCTTCCTCCACGTCGTCACCACAAGTTGAGGTCTATAGAGATCAGAATTTTGCTGGAGTTTCCCAGTCTTTTCCGACAACTCCAGGAGTATACAAAGCTAACGAAGGTGGCTTAAATATTGTTGGTAATGACAGTATTAGCTCATTACGTGTACCACCAAATACAGTGGTACGTGTGTGCCAAAATGAAACTGGTGGACTATGCCGTGAGTTTAGTGCTGGTGATTATAGTTACATTGGAAATGACTTGGATAACATAATATCGTTTATCGAGGTCAAGTAGCACCAAATTTGCAAAGACAATTTGGGATGTTCTTCTGTTTTAGCTAACCAACTACTAACTGTTGACGCTCGTTCATCAGTATATACAAGTCTGCCTTTTGAACTAAACCATAACTCCAGAGGTAGCAAAACTTTGAATAACAGCATTTCGGCTGACTTGCAGAGTCTTTATTTGCAATTAGCTGGAAACTGCACTGTCTACGACGGGCTGTGACGCTCTCTGCGTTCGCGCAGCGTGTCGTAGACAGACGCTAAAAGCGTAGCTTGCTTACCTGTAAGGGTACGCAGACTCGCTATCGGCATCGTATGGGATTTAACAAGGATGCTAGGCGCAGTCAGAAATTTCCTAAAATGGAAATATCAGTCTAAAACTACACTTGTATGCCAGCTAGAGACCCATATCACAACAATGTCAAAAATGCTTTGATTAAAGACCCGCGATCGCTATTTGTGGATGGATCTAGGTTGGGATGGCGATCGCCGTATTCATGGCTGTCTGGTTCATATTGACCTGATTGATGGCAAAATCTGGATTCAACGGGATGGCACGGAAGAAGGCATTGCTGCCGATTTAGAACGGGCTGGAATTCCTAAAGAACACATTGTTCTGGGGTTTCGTTCACCGGAGTTAAGACCTTACACTGGCTATGCAGTTGCTTAAAAGTTAACACGGAACATTCTCTTTATTCTTCAGTGGTAAATACAACACCTTCATACAGCAATTCAATCGGACACTCAAATTCAATACTCGATAAGGTGACGATATCTCCAGCCGTGTAGGGATAGTAAAACCACATCCTACCCTCACCCCGACAGTAACGCTCAACGGAGATTTGTTCCGAGTCAATCAAGATATACTCTTGCAAACTGGGGATTCTCAGGTAATAAGTAAATTTTTCACCCCGATCCTTCGCGCTTGTACCTGGGGAAAGAACTTCGGCAATTAACTTCGGATGTTGAATAAAGTTGCGGGCATTAAGGTCTTCAGGGTCGCAACTGACAATAACATCAGGATAATAGTAGCGACTTTGGGGAGTGAGTTGCATTTTCACGTCTAACACATTCACTCGACAACCCCTGGAACGCAAATGAGGGTACAAAGGTCTGTAGAGATTTAGCGCTATGTCGTTATGGGGAATTGTACCGCCTGTCATAGCAAACACTTCGCCATTTGCATATTCGTAGCGAAGGTCTTGCTGAGGTTCCCATTCGAGATACTCCTCAACGGTCATTTTGGGCGGCTGTTGGGAAATGGCTATCATAACTTAAGATTTTTTCACGTTTGGTTTGATTGTAGCCAAATAGTATCAGCAACAAAGGGCGGTATCTGGACAACCTCTATCCTATTAAGAAGAAATATTTTAAATTTTGCCCCTTCCCGTGTTGGGAATGGGGTTTTTTGCTAAGGTTTGTAGTGAGCAATTCAGAAAAATCATTGCGATCGCTCAATCATGTTAGATTATAGTTTGTTGTTTCTCCTAAACACAAAATCCGACAGTTTACTACCCATCTCCTCATTGTGGGAATGAAAAAAAGAAGTTAAAAGTTAAGTTTTTTGAAAATGATATGCAGCAACACACCTATTTTCATTGCCTCACATCGCTGATCAGACAAGACTTAGAACCACAATTGAACATCATTGTCAAAGCAAAAATTAAATAAATATGAATTGCATTTTTACCCTGAAAAAAATGATATGTTAGATACAGAATTGAATTTCGCACGTTTCTGGAGTAGAACGATGTAGACTACTCCAGTTTTTCACCCTCAAACCCTTGTCATTTCTTGCTTTTGACGGAACTTGAGGGCAATCTGAGTACACATTTAAATAACCCAAACCTAGTTTCAATTTAGTTAAAGTTATTGCTAGGATTGGGTTTTGGCTGAGTACAAAGAAATCCTGAACCCCTATCTATAAACACTAGAACCCCAACCAAAAAATACTAGAACCCCTACCTGAAAAAAACTTTTTTAATTCTTGTAACGCTTGAAGAATTAGGGTTTTTAGTATTTGAGTACAAAAGTAATAAATCCAATAAATTCTATCCTAGAGAGACGCAACATCTGGCTGGGAGACGGCTGCTATAAATCTTATATCGCCAATCACCTAACGCTCTGAAACAAAACAAAGCGAAGGGTGAGTGGAGGGATGACATAGCACCATGCCTGAAGTGAAGAGAAGTCGCGGCTGTAAGCACAAATTCTACCCAAGAACCGAACGTTGACACACACCAGCCGAACATCAGATATCTATCGCCTGCTTTACTTGAAAACAAGTCGCCCGAACCCAAGGGTTTGCAGGCAGTGTGAAAGACGCGACTTCAATTCTGGGCATCGAAGAGTAGCAACAGCATCTCCCACAGTGGCAGCCAAGTCCACCGACCTTTTGCGAAACTCAATGACATCACCGTCTACACGACTCCTCAACTCCAACGCTACGGAATCGCCAACCCAAGCAAAATCAGGTGGTTGCGGCTGCGATAGCACCACCAGCACCACCGTGGAAAGGGACGAAAAGCTCCAAGAACGCATTGCTAAACATCCCTGCTACAGCGAAGACGCTCATCACCACTACGCCCGGATGCACGTTGCAGTTGCACCAGCTTGCAACATTCAATGCAACTATTGCAACCGCAAATATGATTGCGCTAACGAAAGCCGTCCTGGAGTAGTTAGCGAATTGCTAACACCAGAAGAAGCCGCACACAAAGCTTTGGTCATTGGTGGCAAGATTCCCCAAATGACAGTCGTGGGAATTGCTGGCCCTGGCGACCCATTGGCGAACCCAGAAAAGACTTTCCGCACATTTGAGTTGATTGCAGAGCAAGCACCAGACATCAAGCTGTGCTTATCAACCAATGGTTTAATGCTGCCAGACTACATCGATCGCATTAAACAATTAAATATAGATCACGTGACGATCACCATTAACATGGTAGATCCAGAGATCGGTGCTAAAATTTATCCTTGGGTTCACTACAGACGCAAGCGTTACAGAGGTCTTGAAGGTGCAAAAATCCTCCACGAAAGACAGATGGAAGGATTGCAAGCCCTGAAAGATGCTGACATCTTGTGCAAAGTCAACTCCGTGATGATTCCCGGAATTAATGACCATCACTTAGTCGAAGTGAATCGAGTCATCCGTGAGAAAGGTGCATTCTTGCACAACATCATGCCATTGATTTCTGCACCAGAACATGGCACACACTTCGGTTTAACCGGTCAACGCGGCCCCACACCCAAAGAACTCAAAGAAGTTCAAGACAACTGCTCCGGTAACATGAAAATGATGCGTCACTGTCGCCAGTGCCGTGCCGATGCAGTCGGATTATTGGGAGAAGACCGCAGCCAAGAGTTTTCCAAAGAGAAATTCTTGGAAATGGCTCCCGAATATGACATGGAACAACGCGCTACTGTTCACGAAGGAATTGAGAAGTTTAAAGAAGAACTTAAAGTAGCCAAAGATAAAGCGCTAGCTGGTAAGAAAATTGCCAATAGTCCGAAAGTTTTAGTTGCAGTAGCAACCAAAGGCGGCGGCTTAGTTAACCAACACTTCGGTCATGCGAAAGAATTCCAAATTTACGAAGTGGGTGGAAACGAAGTTCGCTTTATCGGTCATCGCAAAATTGACCAGTACTGCCAAGGTGGATACAGCGAAGAAGCTTCTTTTGAGCATATTATGAAAGCGATCGCAGATTGCAAAGCAGTTTTAGTCTCCAAGATTGGTAACTGTCCTCAAGAAAAATTGCAAGAAGCTGGAATCAAGACTGTTGAAGCTTACGACGTAATTGAAAAGGTTGCTTTAGAGTTCTACGAGCAATACGTTAAGGAATTAGGGAATTAGGGATTAGGGACTGGGGACTGGGAATTAAGGAAGAATTTTCCCAATCAATACCCAGTATCCAGTATCCATTACCCAGTACCCAGTACCCAATCCCCAGTAACCATTCCCCAAAAGGAGAATAAATCATGGCTTACAAAATTCTTACTAGCCAGTGTATTTCCTGCAATCTCTGTCTAACGGTATGTCCGACGAATGCAATTAAAGTGGTTGATGGACAGCACTGGATTGACCCTGAACTTTGTACAAACTGTGTTGGTAGCATTCATACCGTGCCTCAGTGTAAAGCTGGTTGTCCCACCTGCGACGGTTGCGTTAAGCAGCCTAGCGATTATTGGGAAGGCTGGTTTGCTAATTACAACCGCGTAATCGCTAAATTAACAAATAAACAAGATTACTGGGAACGTTGGTTTCAAACCTATTCTCAGAAATACTCTGAGCAATTGCAAAAGCGTCAATCCCAATCAGTGGGTTCTGAAGCTTAATTAAATAATTCCTAATTCTTAATTGAAGACAACAATGCAAAATAACTGCATCTATCTCGATAATAATGCCACCACTAAGGTAGACCCAGAAGTTATAGAGGTAATGCTACCTTACCTGACGGATTATTACGGCAATCCCTCCAGTATGCATACCTTTGGTGGGCAAGTCGGTAAAGCAGTGAGAACCGCAAGAGAACAACTTGCAGCCATCCTGGGAGCCGATGAGTCAGAAATTGTCTACACAAGTTGTGGTACTGAGGGAGATAACGCGGCGATTCGAGCCGCACTGTTAGCGCAACCAGAAAAGCGCCATATCGTCACTACCCAAGTTGAACATCCAGCAGTACTCAATGTCTGCAAACAATTAGAAACTCAAGGTTATAGTGTTACCTATCTATCAGTAAATCATCAAGGGCAGCTGGATCTAGATGAACTAGAAGCTTCCTTGACGGGTAACACCGCCTTGGTGACAATTATGTATGCTAATAACGAAACCGGCACGGTTTTCCCGATTGAGCAAATTGGGTTGCGCGTCAAAGAATCTGGCGCTATCTTCCATGTAGATGCAGTGCAAGCTGTGGGAAAAATCCCGTTGAATATGAAGACTAGCACCGTCGATATGTTAACCCTGTCTGGTCACAAGCTGCACGGGCCGAAAGGAATTGGTGCTTTATATATTCGGCGCGGAGTTCGGTTCCGTCCCTTCATGATTGGGGGACACCAAGAACGCGGACGGAGAGCGGGAACTGAGAATGTTCCAGGAATTATTGCCTTGGGCAAAGCTGCGGAACTAGAACTGTTACACTTAGAAGAAGCGACGGCAAGAGAAAGAAAGCTGCGCGATCGCCTCGAACAAACTTTACTCGCTAAAATTCCCGATTGTGTAGTTAATGGCGACGTTACGCAGAGATTGCCAAACACAACCAATATCGGCTTCAAGTACATCGAAGGTGAAGCAATCCTACTGTTATTGAACAAATACGGTATCTGTGCATCATCCGGTTCTGCTTGTACCTCCGGTTCTCTGGAACCCTCCCATGTCCTGCGGGCAATGGGCTTACCCTACACAACTTTGCACGGTTCAATTCGCTTCAGTCTTTGTCGCTACACCACAGAAGCCGAAATCGATCAAGTAATAGAGGTAATGCCCAGTATTGTAGAACGTTTACGCGCCCTCTCTCCCTTCAAAAATGATGATGCAGGTTGGTTGCAAGGACAAGAACAAGCACTAGCGCATCGTTAGGGACTGGGAAAAAATGGGAAAAGGTTAAAGGGTAAAGGGTAAAGGAATGATTTTTCCCCTTCCCCCTTCCCCAATCCCCCCACTCCCCACTCATTACTCAGTACTCAGCACTCAGCACTTAATAATATGTGGGACTACACCGATAAAGTATTAGAACTGTTTTACGATCCCAAAAATCAGGGAGAAATTGAAGAAACGGGCGAAGCTGGAGTTAAGGTTGCAACGGGTGAAATCGGCAGCATTGCTTGCGGCGATGCTCTGAGATTACACCTGAAAGTGGAAGTAGAATCTGATAAGATTCTAGATGCTCGCTTTCAAACCTTTGGCTGTACTAGTGCGATCGCATCTTCTAGTGCATTAACCGAAATGGTTAAAGGTTTAACCTTAGATGAAGCCCTGAAAGTGTCCAATAAAGACATTGCAGATTACCTGGGTGGTTTACCAGAAGCAAAGATGCACTGCTCTGTGATGGGACAAGAAGCGCTAGAAGCCGCTATCTATAATTATCGTGGCATACCTCTAGCTACCCACGATGATGACGATGAAGGTGCATTAGTTTGCAGTTGCTTTGGCATCAGCGAATCTAAAATTCGTCGCGTGATTCTAGAAAATCATCTCACGGATGCCGAGCAAGTAACAAATTATGTGAAAGCTGGTGGCGGATGCGGTTCCTGTCTGGCGAACATTGATGATATTATTAGATCAGTTCAACAGGAATACGCCTCACCTGCTCTCAACAATTACGGCGTAAAAGTTGCCACAGAAATTGTTAATTCAAAGCAACGAGCGCTAACAAACGTGCAAAAGATTGCTCTAATTCAAAAAGTTCTTGATGAAGAAGTCAGACCCGTACTGATTGCAGACGGGGGAGATGTAGAACTCTATGATGTAGAAGGCGATCGCGTTAAAGTTGTACTGCAAGGTGCTTGTGGTTCCTGTTCTAGTAGTACAGCAACTCTCAAAATTGCGATCGAAGCCAGATTACAAGATCGTGTCAGCAAGAGCCTTGTAGTCGAAGCAGTTTAGGAATTGCTGTAGGACTTATCGTACTCTACAAATACGCCCTAATATGCATTCAGCCAGGAACAGAAAGTAGGATTTGAACCGAATCATTGTCTCCACTCGATGCTTCATACCAATTCTTTCTTAATTACGAACTTGTACTGAGCGTAGTCGAAGTATTACGAATTGGTATCAGTCCTACCACTATTACTGCTAACAGCATATAGGCCAAGAGATTAAGCGCCTACTTGCAAATTTCATCATCCAACTCGCTTCAAAGGAGACAAGTATGAGCACATTGTACGACAATATTGGTGGACAACCGGCTATTGAACAAGTAGTAGATGAACTCCACAAACGCATTGCTACAGACAGCCTCCTCGCTCCCGTTTTTGCTGGTACAGACATGGCGAAGCAACGCAATCATCTAGTTGCTTTCTTAGCTCAAATATTTGAGGGGCCAAAGCAATACGGCGGTCGTCCAATGGACAAAACCCACGCAGGATTGAATTTACAGCAACCACACTTCGATGCGATCGCCAAGCATCTCGGTGAAGCAATGGCTGTGCGTGGAGTGTCAGCAGAAAACACCAAAGCTGCACTAGATCGCGTCACAAACATGAAGGGCGCTATTTTGAACAAGTAATAGGACTTATGCATTGATTGTTGACAAATAACAACATCAAGTCCTATCGAATCTTGCAAGCTGAAACACATTATGACGTATTTGTAAATTGCGTAATTTTCTTTGTTCTTTGTCAAAACAAATGACAAAGGACAAAGGACAAACAACCAAAAGAAAAAAATTTTAACGAGGAAGATCGATGAACTTACTGTCAATAATTTTGGCTGTGGAGCGATCGCCCCCAGCAGGCATTTATGCCAACGCTACCAACGATGCTCTACACGCGCTCACTACTGTCGCTCAACTGGCGTGAACGCAACTGACAAACGCACAGACCCACCAACCAACCAATTGCAGGGAAACACGAACAATGACAGAAGAAAACATTAGACAGATAGCTTTCTACGGTAAAGGCGGTATCGGTAAATCTACCACCTCCCAAAACACCTTGGCAGCTATGGCAGAAATGGGTCAACGCATCCTCATCGTCGGTTGCGACCCTAAAGCTGACTCCACCCGTTTGATGCTGCACAGCAAAGCTCAAACAACCGTTCTTCACTTGGCTGCTGAACGTGGTGCAGTAGAAGATATCGAACTCGAAGAAGTAATGTTAACTGGTTTCCGTAACGTTCGTTGCGTAGAATCTGGTGGTCCAGAACCCGGTGTAGGTTGCGCCGGTCGTGGTATTATCACCGCCATCAACTTCTTAGAAGAAAATGGTGCTTACCAAGACCTAGACTTCGTATCTTACGACGTATTAGGTGACGTTGTATGCGGTGGTTTCGCAATGCCTATCCGCGAAGGTAAGGCACAAGAAATCTACATCGTGACATCTGGTGAAATGATGGCGATGTACGCTGCTAACAACATCGCTCGTGGTGTTCTTAAGTATGCTCACACCGGTGGCGTGCGTTTGGGTGGTTTGATTTGTAACAGCCGTAACACAGACCGAGAAATCGAATTGATCGAAACCTTGGCAAAACGGTTGAACACCCAAATGATTCACTACGTACCACGTGACAACATTGTTCAACACGCTGAATTACGCCGCATGACCGTTAACGAATACGCACCAGAAAGCAACCAAGCTAACGAATATCGGACATTGGCTACCAAGATCATCAACAACAAAAACTTGGCTATTCCTACACCCATCGAAATGGAAGAACTAGAAGAATTGTTGATCGAATTCGGTATTCTCGAAAGCGAAGAAAATACTGCTAAGTTAGTTGCTCAGACTGCTGCTGAATAAAGCTCCTGTAGTCAAGTAGTAGCTGCTAAGAAATAATGCTTTAGCACAAGGAAAAAGGAAGAGTTCCATATCTTACCTTTTCCTCTCTCTTCCATCTCCCCCCTAATCTTAGAGGGGACTCCTAGTCCCCCTATGCCCCGATCCTTACGAGTCACAGAGGCTAAGTATGACACCTCCAGAAAATCAAAACATCATCGAAGAAAGAAAAGAACTAATTAAAGAAGTTCTCAGTGCTTATCCTGAAAAAGCTGCTAAAAAGCGCGAAAAGCACTTAAGTGTATACGAAGAAGGTAAGTCCGATTGCGGCGTTAAGTCTAACATCAAATCCCTTCCAGGTGTAATGACCGCTCGTGGTTGTGCTTACGCCGGTTCTAAAGGTGTGGTTTGGGGTCCTATTAAGGACATGATCCACATCAGCCACGGGCCTGTAGGTTGCGGTTACTGGTCTTGGTCTGGTCGTCGTAACTACTACATCGGCACCACAGGTATTGATACCTTTGGTACCATGCATTTCACCTCTGACTTCCAAGAAAGAGATATCGTGTTCGGTGGTGACAAGAAACTTGTCAAGCTCATCCAAGAACTAGATGTACTTTTCCCTCTTAACCGTGGTGTTTCCATTCAATCTGAATGCCCCATCGGTCTAATTGGGGATGACATTGAAGCAGTTGCTCGGAAGACATCGAAAGAAATCGGCAAGCCAGTTGTACCTGTGCGTTGCGAAGGCTTCCGGGGTGTTTCCCAATCATTGGGACACCACATTGCTAACGACATGGTTCGTGACTGGGTATTCACCAGATCCGACCAAGCGAAAAAAGACGGTACACTCAAGTTTGAAGGTACTCCTTATGATGTAGCCATCATTGGTGACTACAACATCGGTGGAGATGCTTGGGCTAGCCGCATCCTGTTAGAAGAAATCGGCTTGCGCGTAGTCGCTCAGTGGTCAGGTGATGGCACAATCAACGAAATGTTGATGACCCCCAATGTGAAGATGAACCTCATCCACTGTTACCGGTCGATGAACTACATCAGCCGTCACATGGAAGAAGCTTATGGTATACCCTGGTTGGAATACAACTTCTTCGGCCCCACCAAGATTGCTGAATCTTTACGGGAAATCGCTTCCAAGTTTGACGAAACAATCCAAGCAAACGCTGAGAAGGTTATCGCCAAGTATCAGCCCACAATGGATGCGGTAGTTGCTAAGTATCGCCCCCGTTTGGAAGGTAAGACCGTTGCCATCATGGTTGGTGGTCTACGTCCTCGCCACGTTGTCCCAGCTTTCCAAGACTTGGGAATGAAGATGATTGGTACAGGTTATGAGTTCGCTCATAATGACGATTACAAACGTACCACTCACTACATCGAAAACGGCACCATCGTTTATGACGACGTTACCGCTTACGAATTCGAGGAATTTATCAAAGCGCTGAAGCCTGACCTAGTAGCTTCTGGTGTGAAAGAGAAGTATGTCTTCCAAAAGATGGGTCTTCCTTTCCGTCAAATGCACTCTTGGGATTACTCCGAACCTAGCGATCGCTCCTCAACATCATATAATGCAAGGTTTTTTAGCGGCGGGAGAAAAAAGAGCTTATTTCTAGCCTAAATGTAAGTTGCAGGGTTATTTAGGAACAATCTGTTTTGATGCTTTAGACAGTATAACTCTTATGTAATCTGGTTTTTAGATTTTTACTGCATTTTGCTCTAAGAAAAACTGTTAAATAAAAGACTATTTATAATGACGATTATTTAGATTAAATGGTGCGATCGGCTTCATTTAACAAATATTACTCAAACGTCATCAACTTGTCTTTATCTGCAACCCAAATACTAGATATACCTTTATCAATTGCTTCATTGATAGACTCTTGATCAAGCTTTTCAAAAATTTCTATTCTCTCTGGAACATCATTCCTTTGTGCTTTCTCATTTTTGATAGTTCCTAGAGGCATATGAATTTCAGTGAGAAATTGTACTAGAAGACCCAACAGAAAATTTACTTGAAGCTCGTGCATATCGTGATCAAACCCACCATTTTCATTTTTATGACCATCTATATCAAGAAAAAGAAACCTTCTTTGGTTAGGATACTTATCCTGAGTAGTTTTGACGAGTCTGTGGATATGATAAACACTGTCCTCAAAATCTTCCTCTTCAAACACTGCATGATAGAGATAAATTCCCCCTGAGCGGAGTATACCTTCCCAATTTTCACCACATTGAATTTCACAAAACTTTTCCAGATCGACTGATTCTGTGAGATTTTTGCACCTTTTTTCTATCACCTTCCACCAATCATCTCTCATCTGACGAATTGTCTTTCTCTTTTCTGGATTACCTCCGTAAAGATCATGACAATATGAACACAAAGGCGCAGCATTTTCTAGTTTGTCTGATCCACCTTCCGCTTGAGGGATTATGTGATGTATCTCCACAAAAGGCTTATGACACAAACAACACCTAAATGCTGATTTCTGTTTTGCAAGCAGTTTTATTTTCTCGCTAAATGCCATAACAACAGAGGCTTTAAAAATTACTTTGCTTCTTAGAAGGTCTAATAAATAATTAGACTGAAATTTTCCGTCTAATTACCCGATTTGGATAATTATCTGGAATTTTTTCATCTAAATTTTTCATCTAAATATTTATATATTATACAGAATTTCCCCATCTAATATCCACAAAAAGTAGCCACTTGGAGTAATTACCTTTAACGATTGTGTGTGAGATGTAAAAGAAGTAGACTGTTGTTGCGATGTCTGCGACGGGCTTTGCCTACGCTCTCACTCGACAATAAACTAAGCGATGTCTACGACGGGCTGCGCCTACGTATTAAACCGTCCAATTCTCAATTAACAATCCGGGTACTTTGCCCAAATCCTGATGATTGCGCGTTAATAAAACTAATTTACGAGATAGTGCGACACCGAATAGCCCGTCGTAGACATTGCAGTAAAAGAAGTAGACTGTTGTTGCGATGTCTGCGACGGGCTTTGCCTACGCTCTCACTCGACAATAAATTAGGTGATCGCATTACACCGTCCAATCCTCAATTAACAATCCGGGTACTTTGCCCAAATCCCGATGATTGCGTGTTAATAAAACTAATTTACGAGATAGTGCGATCGCCGAATAGCCCGTCGTAGACATCGCAGTAAAAGAAGTAGACTGTTGTTGCGATCGTCTTTAGGAATTATTTGTGAGATGGACAAGAAGTAGACGTTGTTGCGATCGCTAGTTACAGCAGTTTGTGATCAAAAGCGCCACAAGAAGAGTTATCTAAATAGGCTCAAAAAAGAGACCGCAATGATTAAACCAATTTAGAGCATTATCGTCAGTAATGGCATTAACAGCCATAGTTATTGCAACATCTAGAGCATCGAATGTTCGAGTTTTAGCACCAACGTTGAATTTCTTTTAGCTTTGACCAACATAACTCAATTGGCGATAAATCAGGTGAATATGGAGGCAAAAACTTAACCTTTGAGCCAACAGATTCTATTAAAGATTTTGCAGTTGCAGCATAATGAGCGGGTAAATTGTCCATGACTATAATTGCTCCAATCCATAACTGAGGTAGTAATATTTGCTCAATAAAAACTAAAAAGCTAGCAGTGTTCAGACTACCTGGAAAAGTCATAGTGGCAATTAATCCCTCATCACTCATAGCCCCAATTACGGTGATGTTTTTGCCTTTATTACCTGGTCGCTCATCATAGATTCTTCCGCCGTCAATTCCTCTGGCATAATGTCTTGTCATAGACAGATTTACACCTGTTTCATCAATAAATATCAGGTTTTTGACATCTATCGTATCTAGCCAAAGTCGAAATTCATAGCGCAATTTTTGTACTCTTTCTGTAGTTTGCTCAGTCGATACTAAAGTTTTTTTTCCGATTTAATTTTAAGCGTTTAAGAGTGCGGGATAAACTGGATATACTTACGTCTATTTCTGTGCGCTCTTTTATGGCTTCTTGAATTTCTCGCAAATATATATCGCTTTGCTCTGTCACGATTACCTTTAACAATTCTTGCTCAATACTATTAAGCTTCGAGCGGCGGTCTCCTCCTTGGGGTCTGGCAGCAATCTCTGCCGTCTCTCGATACCGGCATAAAAAGTCACGAATAAAAGACAAACTGACTTTAAATCGTTTTGCTAATTCCCTTTGCCTGCCTTCTTTGTTTTGCCACGCACTTAATATCTTTTGTCGTAAGTCAATTGAATATGCTGCCATCTTTAAATACTATTCTTTACATTTTTACAGTTTACGAGCTTTGTGGTGGGTTTGATATCAAATTGCTGTAAGTTTAACTTTTATCACTCTGACCTCATAAAAAAACACTGCATATTTAGGGATTTTATAATTGCGATGTCTACGACGAGCTACGCCTACGCCCTCACTCAGCAATAAACTAGGCGATGTCTACGAAATTGAAGCACATAACAATTAGATGTATGGCTTCAAATAGCAACGCTCACGCCGACTCAAATGATCGGCTAGTTCAGTGAGCCTATTTTGTATATCGTTTGGTAAACTGTCAAACTGATTTGGAAACTCCATTAGAGTAAGAA
This Nostoc sp. C052 DNA region includes the following protein-coding sequences:
- a CDS encoding HNH endonuclease, producing the protein MAFSEKIKLLAKQKSAFRCCLCHKPFVEIHHIIPQAEGGSDKLENAAPLCSYCHDLYGGNPEKRKTIRQMRDDWWKVIEKRCKNLTESVDLEKFCEIQCGENWEGILRSGGIYLYHAVFEEEDFEDSVYHIHRLVKTTQDKYPNQRRFLFLDIDGHKNENGGFDHDMHELQVNFLLGLLVQFLTEIHMPLGTIKNEKAQRNDVPERIEIFEKLDQESINEAIDKGISSIWVADKDKLMTFE
- a CDS encoding transposase, coding for MRYEFRLWLDTIDVKNLIFIDETGVNLSMTRHYARGIDGGRIYDERPGNKGKNITVIGAMSDEGLIATMTFPGSLNTASFLVFIEQILLPQLWIGAIIVMDNLPAHYAATAKSLIESVGSKVKFLPPYSPDLSPIELCWSKLKEIQRWC
- a CDS encoding IS630 transposase-related protein; this encodes MAAYSIDLRQKILSAWQNKEGRQRELAKRFKVSLSFIRDFLCRYRETAEIAARPQGGDRRSKLNSIEQELLKVIVTEQSDIYLREIQEAIKERTEIDVSISSLSRTLKRLKLNRKKNFSID
- the nifD gene encoding nitrogenase molybdenum-iron protein alpha chain, whose protein sequence is MTPPENQNIIEERKELIKEVLSAYPEKAAKKREKHLSVYEEGKSDCGVKSNIKSLPGVMTARGCAYAGSKGVVWGPIKDMIHISHGPVGCGYWSWSGRRNYYIGTTGIDTFGTMHFTSDFQERDIVFGGDKKLVKLIQELDVLFPLNRGVSIQSECPIGLIGDDIEAVARKTSKEIGKPVVPVRCEGFRGVSQSLGHHIANDMVRDWVFTRSDQAKKDGTLKFEGTPYDVAIIGDYNIGGDAWASRILLEEIGLRVVAQWSGDGTINEMLMTPNVKMNLIHCYRSMNYISRHMEEAYGIPWLEYNFFGPTKIAESLREIASKFDETIQANAEKVIAKYQPTMDAVVAKYRPRLEGKTVAIMVGGLRPRHVVPAFQDLGMKMIGTGYEFAHNDDYKRTTHYIENGTIVYDDVTAYEFEEFIKALKPDLVASGVKEKYVFQKMGLPFRQMHSWDYSEPSDRSSTSYNARFFSGGRKKSLFLA